TCGTAGCAACGTGAAGATCATGAAGCCAATTCAACTTTACTACTGCACACGGACAGATGGTACAGGTGAGATGGGTGGTTCTTCTCCCTTGATATTTTCTCCAGCTGCACAATCGGGAGAAGGAAGGGGCTGCTTTGTTTCAGTTACGTGATCAGGTGAATGTGGGGGCTGCTGCCCCGCGTTCTCACCGTTCTCGGGATGAAAATTAATGGGGAACTTTGTGACCCTCGGCTTGTCCGCTAAAATGTTTCTCTGAACCCTATCAACCAACACCTTAGAGGGAGGCTCCTCCCTCAGCTGCTCATCATCATAATCATTGTTCACGTAGTACCCCACTCTAACAAACTCCTGCCCCAGATAAGAACATGTCAATAGCAGTACCGTGACACCGATGATATCTTCCTCGCGTATTTTTGATGGATCTGGAGGGTCTGCCTGCCATGAGACCAAGACATGCACACGCACACACATAAACAGAAAGGATTCAGTTTCACATCGATTTTGGATCccgaaacaaactcaagaactcGGAACAAGGAATCGAGGTAATTACCTGAAAGACGAAACGGTAGTTGCCAACATTGACAGGACCAACAAGCACACTCTCCAACATTTGGTCATAAGTTTCATCTTCAGCAGATCCCACATATATCAGCTTCCATTCCAAGTCTGTAATAAATTGGATAGTATCACATGCCAAAATCATTGACGTTGCAAATAAAATTAGGGTCATTAATCAGTAAAAATTAATGATCCTAATCACTAATCTAAGGGTTAGATTTTCAATCAGtcctttaattttaaaaaaccCGATCTTTGAAATCTCTAGTTGGGCAAATTATGTAAAGAACCCTAGCTAAatctcaagcaaaacaaaacccaataaAATTTCCCATAAATTCAGCTAatgcattaaaaaaattaaattgaagaatCATGGGTTCGATAAAATTACCGTCTTTGAGGGGAGTCAAGCACTCGTACGAGATTTCAAACTGAAAAGGGCTGAGGAATGCGGCCGGATTGTCCAGAACGGCGACGTTTGTAAGGTTGACGGCACTCATATTCTCGGAGCGAATCAAGACTCCGTTGCTTCCTTGAATGCACCAATCCTAGCCGTCGATTGGATATCCTAAATCCAAAATTAAATGACCCTAGAACGGATTTTGGGCGATGGAGATGAGCCCGGGGGCTGGCGGCGGAAGGAGGAGAAGGGAAAGAAGGAGGAGGCGGCGGAGATTGTGAGATGTGAAGAATTGGGAATTGGGATTCGCATTTTCCAGTAAACATACTTTAGTACGGGACTTTGGCGGGAAAATTGGTACAGGACTTTGGCGGGAGTTTTCAACTTTGTTAGGATTTTTGCCGATTGGGAATTTGCCGATGTGGGGTCATTGTTCGGGCCTCAGTTTACCCGGCCCGTTAGTTTTTAAACCTGACAACGAGCCCAAATCCACCAGTGGGTCAAGGCTTCTTGCTAATTGTGGGGCCCATACTCGACTCGTGGACCGGCTCAAATATGAGGAGAAAATTTTTGTGAGGATTGTGAATATCTTCTAATCACgtttgttcattgtatatcgtgttatcaattttcgtcaagtactgtttttattcaattttaaataaaaaattaaaatgatttctgacagtataatatacaataaacggaTGTTATTGGAGTATCATTGGGATCCTCATTCGAATTATAGCTCCttctaaattaaattttatttacctTCTTCTGAATATTGTCCCTCCGTCCTTAGATTTGTCAACTATTATGTCAAATAGAGGTTTAATTTTgtgtaatataatattt
This Pyrus communis chromosome 6, drPyrComm1.1, whole genome shotgun sequence DNA region includes the following protein-coding sequences:
- the LOC137735917 gene encoding probable histone chaperone ASF1A, coding for MSAVNLTNVAVLDNPAAFLSPFQFEISYECLTPLKDDLEWKLIYVGSAEDETYDQMLESVLVGPVNVGNYRFVFQADPPDPSKIREEDIIGVTVLLLTCSYLGQEFVRVGYYVNNDYDDEQLREEPPSKVLVDRVQRNILADKPRVTKFPINFHPENGENAGQQPPHSPDHVTETKQPLPSPDCAAGENIKGEEPPISPVPSVRVQ